From Cervus elaphus chromosome 25, mCerEla1.1, whole genome shotgun sequence, one genomic window encodes:
- the LOC122683669 gene encoding collagen alpha-1(I) chain-like, with protein sequence MVGAGRGGPRHAEQRAGRAAPSIHARPGREEAAASAGTAGRGRPARALARAAPRAGGAAGRRGGGGGVGGNGSSEPVGAAARQAGGRSARVSEGHWNAELSVTGSSAYSGARPLPCSAGSARSRRPAAAGRGAGTPGEGRAEGRGEREAGRAGFCGSVASRAAPAPGPQPGRTGQCARPLPTRADSRRPPPRPPPFRPPPSPQPDTLPPPPAPPPARPARTGAEAARCHLGGGGDERPGPPSQAADCAPDFRARVRATGDAAGVGHRGPGPPGDGVRGSHAHLPRSVLACRTGRASTRGLAAAPRRPGVPPRTRIPGAFVASRQEGPEHSGETIVSGQTASGRTWSLAVTREGTRQSQAGGAGGARGCPVGSGFFSKNSIERTGCKPAKAGRAAACDGGLESCSCLSGHRGERPGPMAAAFGEQDLDAPLTGEEAVQACGEPGPDGHWVSCHFRWPSSLGWKRTGRRSGQPVADAFGMSRRGHACFQEPAVSWRPSSGKRRPGALSPPRRAAAAQTEAPSTPCPGLPGEAGRPSGDAARSRARGRRGGAVACAAAA encoded by the exons ATGGTGGGCGCGGGGCGAGGGGGCCCGCGTCACGCCGAGCAGCGGGCAGGGCGCGCGGCGCCCTCCATCCACGCCCGGCCGGGGCGCGAGGAGGCGGCGGCGAGCGCGGGGACCGCCGGCCGAGGCAGGCCGGCCCGCGCACTAGCCCGGGCGGCCCCGCGGGCCGGGGGagcggcggggcggcggggcggcggcggcggcgttgGCGGCAACGGCAGCTCGGAGCCGGTGGGCGCAGCCGCGCGCCAGGCCGGCG GAAGGAGCGCTCGAGTTTCCGAGGGACATTGGAACGCGGAGCTGTCCGTCACGGGCTCATCTGCATATTCGGgcgcccgccccctcccctgctccgcCGGCTCCGCCCGCTCCCGCCGCCCGGCCGCGGCCGGGAGAGGGGCGGGGACGCCGGGGGAGGGGCGggcggaggggcggggggagCGGGAGGCAGGACGCGCAGGCTTTTGTGGCTCAGTCGCCTCTCGCGCAGCCCCAGCCCCCGGCCCGCAGCCCGGCCGCACCGGGCAGTGCGCGCGCCCCCTTCCCACTCGCGCGGACTCCCGGCGTCCGCCCCCGCGCCCCCCACCTTTCCGGCCGCCCCCCTCGCCCCAGCCCGAcactctgccccctccccctgccccgcccccagctcGGCCCGCAAGGACCGGGGCAGAGGCCGCCCGCTGCCacttgggtggggggggggatgaGCGTCCCGGGCCCCCCTCACAGGCCGCGGACTGCGCGCCGGACTTTCGTGCCCGGGTCAGAGCTACGGGTGATGCGGCGGGAGTGGGGCACCGTGGCCCGGGTCCTCCTGGGGACGGCGTGCGCGGCTCTCACGCCCACCTCCCCCGGTCCGTCCTTGCTTGCCGCACGGGGCGAGCCTCCACGCGGGGTCTCGCGGCGGCCCCGCGCCGCCCCGGCGTGCCCCCGCGGACCCGGATCCCGGGCGCTTTCGTCGCGAGCCGCCAGGAGGGCCCTGAG CACTCGGGGGAAACGATCGTCAGCGGACAGACCGCCTCTGGCAGGACGTGGAGCCTCGCTGTCACTCGGGAAGGGACGAGACAGTCACAGGCCGGGGGCGCGGGCGGCGCACGCGGTTGCCCAG TTGGCTCGGGCTTCTTTTCTAAAAACTCAATCGAAAGAACCGGCTGCAAGCCCGCGAAGGCTGGGCGCGCGGCCGCCTGTGACGGTGGCCTGGAATCCTGCAGCTGCCTCTCTGGTCACCGCGGGGAGCGCCCGGGCCCCATGGCCGCCGCTTTCGGGGAGCAGGACCTGGATGCTCCGCTCACGGGCGAGGAGGCCGTTCAGGCCTGTGGAGAGCCGGGTCCGGACGGACACTGGGTGTCTTGTCACTTTCGGTGGCCCTCGTCACTGGGATGGAAGAGAACGGGCCGGCGCTCAGGCCAACCGG TGGCCGATGCTTTTGGAATGAGTCGGCGTGGACACGCGTGTTTCCAGGAGCCCGCGGTTTCCTGGAGGCCGAGTTCTGGGAAACGGCGGCCTGGGGCTCTAAGTCCTCCTCGGAGAGCAGCGGCGGCGCAGACCGAGGCGCCCTCCACTCCTTGCCCGGGGCTCCCGGGAGAGGCGGGCAGGCCGAGCGGCGACGCGGCCCGAAGTCGTGCGCGCGGGCGGCGAGGGGGCGCTGTGGCCTGCGCGGCTGCCGCCTAG